ggggggggggtttcattccgtctgcgcacggcaccttctcaacgataatcaataatcttcctcccactcagggtgaaaatggtaggtcttagctcgtttcccctcaTCCATGCCAATGTTTAGGAGTGtgtaactactgttgacggctttcaactgctgttaacagcgcatgcgctaccgcgcgtatatgtcctgcgcaaattttattttattaaaaaaaaaaaaaatgtttttcttttttttttcttcacccctcgcgatcgacttgggatctgtcggcgaTCTACttgtagaccgcgatcgactggttgggcacccctgctttAGATGAatacactgtactgtactcttGAGGAGGCAGCTGCTTTTATAGTCAATCAACACATAAGGAGTTGGTACGAGAGTTCATTGCTTTAATCTTTAAAACCTGTATATAGGTTTACAAATTGAATTCTGTTGGTTTAAGAGCGTCAAACAAAGCTGTAATCTAATTGGATCAGGGAGGTCAGCGTCAACCAAAGTGGAATATGTCCGAGCTGTTTACTAATCCGAGCTGTTTGCTACAGCCAGGGTAGTGCTAGGTTGGGCTTCGTCACTCAACTGTGCGGTTCATGTGTTGATGTGAAAACAAATAATTAtttctccatcccctctctccctccccagaccTGAGACTGTTGGTGTTTTTCCACTCTTGGGCGGCGGGCTGCGCACCTCTGGACTCGCTGGCGTGTCAGTACCACCAGGGGGCACTGTCCATGCGGGTCTCCAGGAAGGGTCAAGTGGTCAGCGCTCTGGAGGCCGATTGGCTGGAGCTAACTGCCGCCTACTACCGCAAAGGCTGGTCATTGGTTGACTCATTCGTCTACTGGGACAAGCCCAAAGGTACTACCCTAGAAACCGTGTACCTCATTCAGGATTTAAGATGTTCACTTTTTCCAGCACATGTTAAATGTTGTTGGTTTGCTTAAAGGGACTGAGTCAGTCCCTTGTTTGCTCTATGAGACTCGGTCACTCTGTGGAaatgaatacaataaaaaacGTTTTCAATACAGCAGATCAAACAGCTCATAGGTTGTCGACACCAGTAGGGGGCTCTCACCAAATTTTGTCCCAAAACTGTTTTGTACTCCATTCTGACCCAGTTCAGTCGGTCATGGCACCCACATGTACACATCCACAAATGCATTCATAGAAATTGCTTATCCACTTCCTGTTTTGGCTACGGGGCCCTTTTGACTGTCTATTTATAGAACTCTCATTTGAACCTCTGCGACCTCATTTCCTCTTCCACTGCTGACTGGCAGACATCCATCGGCTACTAGAGCATCCTAAATCATCCAAAAGATTTGTATGGATGTTGTACAAGTCTTGTTGTTACGCAACTCTGCTAGTCTCTACACTGAAGGCAGAACCCATACATATCGGTttctacacatacatacaaaccaaAGTCTGTCGCAAATTGGAactatacactcacacaaatgcacCGAAAGACagacttgcatacacacacgcacacacacacatgtgcacacacagacgcacgtgcacacaaatgACTTGGCCTAGTTCTCAGATCTAGTTCATGGCCATCCCAGTGGCACACTTGAAGCGCAAGTCCCGCGTAGTTCTCTGTGCATGGATGATCCTACAatgcctaagtgtgtgtgtgtgtgtgtgtgtcaggcgaGCCCGTCCCCAGGTCTATGGAGGGGTTGTTTGTCTATGAGGAAAGAAGCACCTGCCCCCCCGCCAATGACACCATCGTGGTGGAGCAGTGGACCGTCATAGAGGTTAGTATGGGAGCACGGGATTGGCTGTCTGCATGACGGTGGTAGTGCTTCATGCTGCTGATCCGAGGTGGACCGTTAATGAAATGACGGGTTTGTGTTATGAATGGAACGCACAACCGGCCTGTTGAGTGTAGTATCTGGTAGAACTGTGTTCATCACAGTTATTCAATTGGGATGAATGGGGCCTGTTTGGAAAAGTTGCAATAGCAGAATATTAAACAAAACTATGGTGAGCAATGTGTTATTCTACAATGTCTTCAGCTCTTAATGAACCCAGATGAAAAACGGATTGTGTTctcacatttatttttgtcaaATGTTAATCTCTTCTTCTTGTTTCCTtcatttattatgttatttgctAATACAGTGCAAAGAACAGTCTTcattatgtaaaaaaataacaacaaagcTCTTGTAGTCGGAACAACAATGATAACGAGGTCCCATTTCAACAGACATTGGCTCTCGGGAAGCGGTGTTGAGAATAGAGAGAATGCATGTAGGTGTGGGGGAGTTGTAGTGAAACCTGCTGCAGTATGAGGAGAACTTGTACTTGgcctaaagtgtgtgtgtgcgcgcgtgtgtgtgtgtgtttgtgtgctcaggGGTCCCATGTGAAAACGGACTACGGGCCCCTTCTTCACACGCTGGCCGAGTTCGGGTGGCTGCTCACGTGTGTGCTTCCCACACCGATTATCCGACATGACAGGTAAACAGTTGTGTCTCGCATGCACACCAGCggtctttctcttgctctctctctaactaTCTGGATAAATAACCTCTGGTTGTTGGTCATATGTTTTTCATATGCCTTTTCCATGTATTCTTTGTGTGTCATTTGATCATTTGAGCTGCTATCAGGCCTCTTTCAAACGAGTTGCCTGACCTCTTCCTTAGTAGAGAAAAGTCAAAtaatcaacaaataaaaaatatatatgtatgcaaacTGGCCTTTGCTCCGTCTCCTCTTCCAGCGATGGGAACCTGGCTACCAAGCAGGTGGTGTTCCTCCAGAGGCCAGTCAGAGGCCAGCCAGCCGGGCAGAAGAAGAGCCAGGTAAGCAGGGATGGCATTTTGTCCTCGACATGAGCTCAATGGGTCATTGTTATGGCCCCCTGCTGGTGAGATGCGCAAGTCCCAGTGCAAAGCAAAAGTTACGATACTGCCCTCTGTGGGACAATTTTGAATAGCACTGTGGCAGGGGATATAATCTTGGACGTTAAATGAGTCATAATATATGGGTGAATAAATGGAAATACGatatagggagggagagggctgaAGGCTGAACATTTGCATAATCCAATTTGGTCACCGGGAAGCAGTGGGAACCGCTCAGATATGTATGCTTTGCAGATCTTCTCTAAATTATAATTTGTTGTCTTTTAATATTGGACTGGATGGCCTATAGTCTCTTTAAGATTGTTTGCTTAATGCTAGATTACCTTGCTGAGAATATCGGGGCACAGAGCAATCCTTTCAGATATGAATGCTCGCTGCTTTATAATATGGATGGCCAATCGCCTGCGATGATCAAAGTGCTAGAGGTGGAATTCATACCATACCCGGTTtatgatattgatattgatatgtCTGTGGAAATCCCTTCCTAACACATACATCTGACCTTCTTAAACCACTCTCCACTCACTTTTCCTACCTGGGTTCCTCTCCGTCCCCAGACCTTGCCGGCGCGGGTCTCAGTCTCCAGCCCCTCCATCAGCCTGGGAGCGgagagccccctcccccccatggaGCTGTCTCCCACCGCGGGGGGCATCGGGGGCTTCCCGGTGTTTGGCGGCGGGTACTCCAGTACCCTGTCCCACCTGGAGGAAGGGGGCTTCGAGCAGGAGGAGGGCAAGGCGGAGGTCACCTGCATGTAAAAGCAGCTGAAAAAACACTAcccggacggacggacggacggacggatggacagacGGAGCCCTCCTCCGCCTACGGACCCCTCTGTCCCCGACTGAAAACCTAGGACTACGTACTGGATTataggaggagctggagggatcGTTCAAGGGCGGAAATGGATTGGTTGTGAGAACGGATCATGTTGTTCCTCCCAGTAGCTCTACACCTCAATTGAATACTCATCAGAAAGTCTTTATCAGCACAATGATCGATGATAGGCCTGTTAGGTGCtaggaaaatatatttgttccCCTCCACAGTTTTAACCTCCTTCCCTTTAACAGAAACTTTAACATAGAGGGACGTGAACTtggcactttgtgtgtgtgtgtgtgtgtgtgtgtttactgaaGCCATAATTGTGTACATTGTATTACTTGCATATAGACCTATGTTTAAACATTATGTGCAAACCATCGTTCGGGATGATGGTTAGCAGATGGCTAACGACGTTAAGATGCAAGAGCCTTTTCAACCTTCTCAGCCGTTCTCATTCACTTTAAGGTAAACGCGTGTcgatgtttgtttattttgggaTGTTCACACAAAGATAGACACATCTCACAGGCCGGTCTTTGGGGAAAAACACTTTCATGGCATGGTGGTGGTCACCTGGAGAGTCGCCACAGCATTACCTTTAACTGCAGTTACCAGAGCAGTTCTTGACCACATATCTTCACTGTTTTCTTTGCTGTTTATTTTAACATGGtttatatgttgttgttttttctatgGGGCTTCTACATCTGCTAACCGATCATTGAAGTCTGAAAACATTCAGACCTAACTATTTATCTTCTGATCTTACATTTCTGTAATGTCTGTTCCAACCTAAGATGGTGCAGAATCGCCGTACTTATTCAGGGTAGCCCTGATCAAGTATAACTGGGTCCTGGGTGTTCAAAGCAAATAACATTTATCCATCTTGGTATGAGTTGTTACAAAGATATTTTGAAGGGGGAGCAGTAGTTGACTGGATTAGGTGTATTACTGAATTAGTGATGTCGTATTCGTTCGAACATACACTGAAAATCTCTGCTGGGCAACCGGTTTTGGGATATTTCGTTGGTGGCCGATGGGAGTCAGACCTTCATTGATATGTTTTGACACTGGTTCACTGATGTACACAAAAATCTAGGATTATATCTCCAACGTGCTTATCGCTTTCCTTGGACACTTCTGTAGATCGCTGCTCAATGTTTCACATTGCCATGTTGCTGGAAACACTCATTGGTCCACAGCTTCATTACTGAATCTGGTATTTCAAAGAGTGTTGATTGAACTGCCCACCCTTTAATGCAGAGAAAGCAAATCAGACTCCTACGATAGGGCTGCATActgctgtgtgtatgttgaaGGCCGACATGTTGTAAGAACGAATATGACGCAAGTATTTTGTTACTGGGTTGTCTTTTGCCGTATTTCTTTATTCAGTATCCGTCCTTTTCAGGAATTACCTGATTGCAGTATTATTATTCCCCATCTTTCTTTTTGGGAAGTTGCAAGTCTTTATTTTGCCTAATTTTACTGTATTAAAAAAATGCTTTACCCCATGTTTTAGCAGTTCTTTCCCCAAAGTACATTTTATAGATGAGAATGTGTGTCTTTATAATGTATAAATCTGAAATTATTCTTCCAAAATATTTCCATGGATGGCCTGGAGTTCATTGATTCAAATTAAACAGCTGCAGCATATTTCACAACCTTTCCCTGAGGGGAAGAACAATCACAAAAAGCTGGGTAACGGTTTTTTATTAACAGACATGTCAATGTCAACAGTAACAAAATTTGTtgtccatttaaaaaaaaataaaaagtgggTAGCCAAGACAACGCTTCTCCCACAAAATAACTTAATtatgaaagggggggggggggggaagcgaagGACGGTTGTGCTCCTATACTTGAATGTGTCTCCATCTCATCACCATTCATCAGTCTGGGTTAGGGGTCAGGCTAACCCTTTCACTGTCATCCATTTCATATTGTTTTTCAACCAGTCAAATAACGTCTTAATAATGTAGCGGCAAGGGACGCACTTACAATATTTATAATGTGGGCATGTCACAAAACCAGGATCGAACCAACAAGCCTTGCTCAAGATTCTCTACAAAGGATTTCAAAAGCCACATAAGAGAAATAGCACAACAGACTGCTAACATACAAAACTAGATTCCTTTTTTGCTCCCACTACAACACAGGCCACACTTACTGTATGTGTACAGTAAGGCCACCCTTAAACATCTGGTAGGCAACACAAGCAAATAGAGACGTGAtatgacaaacaaaaacatttcaagGATCGGAAAACATTCTTTATTCAAAAGAAACAGGAGTTTGGGGGGGCATTATATACAAGTATTTCAtggtgtaagtatgtgtgtgcgccttaGTCAGCAGTAGATAAACCCATCTTTAACGCATGGGTAATGTAAATCCAGCTGCCCGCAAATGTCTATCCAGGCTAGTGTGAGTATGAGCCGTGAATGCGACCCTGTCCCGTCAGATTTAGACACTGCTATAGCCTGCTCGGACAGAGGTACAAATGGGATGTTCCAATTATCCCGGTTCTTCCATAGGATGGAAGAATTGAACACGCATACACCCCTGTGTCCTGAGAGCCACACAGGCGCTATAGTCGACATGGAGCTCACTCTGCGCTCCTGTTGTATGTAATGTACAGATTTGttgttgtgcgtgtgtaatgtgtagtgggatatatatatatttatgagaTGTGTGTGCGGTATATCTGTAGTGCGTGTCATTTATAACATGTAACTATGAACAAATGCGCGTGCACGCGACTCCCTTGTTGCAGCAGCGTGGGGGTCCTCTAGGCCTCGCTCTCCCCAGCGGACGAGGTGTTCtgagccccctcctcctcctccaggatggGCACAATCAGGTTGTCTTTGGACATCAGGTTGTACTTCATCACAAAGCGTGTGAAGCGGTGACATAGGAAGGTTTCGTTCTGCCGGCACAACAGGGTTTATAGTGGGATAACGTCGGCTATCGGTAGTTGTGAGCTTGAGGTGGTGACCAAGTCATCGAATAAGATAGGTGTTTATGTTACAATGGCCACAATGAAGTAATGTGGATCAAATATGCACAGAGCGTGATTCCCTTTCAGTGATGGATCGTACTTTATACTTTTCCCAACTTCAAATCAATTCACCAACATTCTCCAAAATGTTGGTGAATCAACAGCTCTTTTCCCAGGGGACACTTACCTCATACTTGTCAAATATCTGGCGATGGTGGAAGTATGCGTGCGAGAATATCCTATAGATGCGGCGGCACACGGAGCCCAGCTTGGCCACAGATGACTCCTTGATGCTAACcctggaggtcaaaggtcatgttaacatttcatttttttaccgTTGTATGTAATATTTCGTCCCCTATCGACGATGATGTCTTACCTTCCAAAAGTATAAACGGGCACAACTAGCATGCATTTATATTAAAAGCAATGTCATGCCAGTCAGACACTGAGGGACGTTGGTTGGATGTGTGGGGGCCAGTGGAGACTGACCTGCTTGGAAAGTATTTGTTGCTGTTGAGTAGGCAGGCAGCTCCATCCAGCGTGTGCCTGGTGTAGTCGATGGCAGGGCACTGAGGACACCACCGAGGGGATGGTGGATGAAAAACAAATTACTATTGAGCCGTTCAGCAGACACTCTTATCCAAAGCAACACAGTCATTTCATCGAGTCCCAaagtcattgaggagcaggtgggggttacaCATTCTGCTCAAGGGGGGCAAGAGGGAGGCTGCACACAATTGGGATCGAACCCAGGTGTCTTTGTTTGGGTGCCGAACACCCGAGCAACACTTGCTACCCCTTAATCATTAATATATACAGTCTGAACGGTTAGGATAGTAAAGACAGCTCTGGCTGTATATGACACAACTTACCCAACAATATTAATTTTATCGCCGATATGGCATATAGGGACTACAGATGTAAAATAGTTTGTATAACTAAATCTGGTACATTTACATGTCCTATGCAATGGACATGTCGATTGATGTACATTGTCCcttttaaatgaataaataaatatacacaaacacacatatataatgtatatatttaagtAACATGGAAACACTTTCAATGTAATCAAGGGGTGGGGTTGGGAAAGAAGCTCACCTCTTTGGGAGTTTTGTGAGCAGCACATAGAAAGATCCACTGTTCGGTGGCTGTCATCTGGGTGCAGGTCTCTGGGTGACACTCGCTCTGAGGGAATTTAACAGTATGCATGTTTAAAATATGCCGTAAATCTCAATCTATAATGTTGAAGCACCGACATGAAAAATACACCAACCTGCAGTTTGACAGCTAGTCCATTGAGCTCTAGGCAGAATTGCCTGCAATTGAGATGGGCCAACGGGaataaacatacaaaacaatatagTACAATAAATTCAGATAGACAAAATCACAACTTGTGTGGCAAACGTTTCATGGTAATTCCCTTTCACTGACCGGAGATGCTCATACTTCCAGACCCCCTCGTCCTGTCCCTCTGGAGGCTCCAGGATCTTGTCGATGTTAGAACAGTCCGACCGGATATTCTGCTGGATGTACTGTAACAGTGAAGAAGGGCCTAGGTCAACACAAATGTTCCATTTTCAACACTAACTACAGATTGTTTAACACAATCCTATTCAATCTCCCAAATATGATTCACAATGGTTGTGAGGATttggacgcacacgcacacgcacacacacacacacacacacacacacaaacacacacacacacacacacacacacacacacacctgttggaCAGCGAGCGTGCTGTCCATCTCTTCAAAGGATTCATCGGGCCAGTTGTAGAAATCCTAGATATTAAAACAATGACAACTTAGAGCAGTCATACAATGAGAAAGTTGGTACAATCTTGCTGAAGATTCTTGGATAACGTCAACAGAGGCTAGCCTGGACATCTACCTGGTGGCAGGCGTCATCTCCCGTTATAATAAGGGCAAATGTGGAAAAGCCAAGACCGATAATAACAGTTGATTGTAAGACGTTACCTGGGGACTACGGCGTTAACAGTGGACCAAGTTAACCTGCTTCGTAAGAAAGATGTGCCATCGCATTTAGCGTTAGCATTTAGCGATGATATGGCACCAAGCATCCGCTACTACCATTTGCCCTAGATAGAAtcgccttttttattttccaatGACATTGAGGCTACTCAAAAGAAAAGTACGAGCCGTCTTGTAAATAAGAACAAAATCAAATACGTCAGCCTAGGACCAAACAACTCGTTGAGGAAATAGAGGATTCGCAGTCTAATGGCCAGTCCCAGGCCAAACCCTGTAGTCCGAGGTCCACTTGTACAGGATCAGTGCGCCAGGAAACAAACGTTTTGAAATAAAACACAGCACTCATAAGCCTAGTTCGGTCCCATATAAATGTGTCGGACCTAAATAAACCCACCTTTGCTTTGGTTCCAGGCCGATTCCTCCTGAGAACTGCAGTACCCTCCGCCATGACCATCTCGACAGAATACCCGGATGACAATGAGACGCTCACTTGTACGTACGTCCCCatttatggggtcagaacagtctcattaataatgaatgcacagagaaggattcacaaatgtgttttctgatttatatataaattactctcttctcagaaatacatttcaatgcacacataaatggatatcggtatgtataaatgtaaaataaatccataaacaaaaataagtttcacaaacacatttctgatccatacacaaatgtaccttgttttaaataaatttaatataaatccataaatatattaatttaaaaaatatttgcaattttcatcacaatgtatttggatgttgatacatttatatacaaactgttaaacttgtatttacaagacgtttttcatttgtgaacttatttgcatttgtgcgtgaactggtctgtatttatgtgtggatttttgagagtctcctgacgtcgctagattcacaaatgcatttttttcaacaaggaactctctgtagccaatcagatgcctccctcgttttcagccaatcacatggctgcagttccgacctctgagtccagcctccgagcctcccggttctctgtcaaatgtctactctatcggaaagaacatggttttttgaatgatcgtacataacaatctctaggtggtgaagaagtaaatgctgcgtcacgtttagctacacactttttccatctagtttcgactgggttttgggattatcggtgccgttaaagtagtaaacggcaccgacgtaaaaacccagtcacagcagtcacgtgattggctgaaaacgagggaggcatctgattggctacagagacttccttgttgaaaaaaatgcatttgtgaatctagcgacgtcaggagagtctcaaaaatccacacataaatacagaccagttcccacacaaatgcaagtaagttcacaaatgaaaaacgtcttgtaaatacaagtttaacagtttgtatataaatgttacaacatccaaatacattgtgatgaaaattgcgaatatttttttaattaatatatttatggatttatattacatttatttacaacaaggtacatttgtgtgtggatcagaaatgtgcttgtgaaacttatttttgtttatggatttattttacatttaaacataccgatatccatttatgtgtgcattgaaatgtatttttgggaagagagtaatttatatataaatcacaaaatacatttgtgaatccttctctgtgcattcattattaatgagactgttctgaccccatacccATTCGTCTTTTTTCTTCAGAGGGATCTTAAAAAATACCACCAGTGTGGATTCTTATTTATGTAACACCGTTACATCCATTTGTTTTGTACGTTTAGCATACTTAAGTCAGTAAGTGAGCACTTCGGTAAATttggtttataaaaaaaaaacaccaaagcCTAATTGTGCTGGTTTACAATGGCATTTTTCCAGCGTAATGCTATTTCTATCGCGACATTTATTGAATCATGGTAAAAATAAAGACAAGACAGAACATAATGAAGAGTTCTTTTATTATTGTAACAAAAACATGATTTGGAATTATTTACAATTGACGGACAAATCAAAGACATTAATGAGGCAATGTTACTGCACTTCTGGGATGAAAAGGACGTTACATACTATAAAGcacttttaattttaattttcatATTTCCCCAAGATATCTGCATCACGGAACAGGAAATAGTcctgcaagaaaaaaatatttaaaagttGTATTACATTTAGATGACACATTAATTACGTAATATAAcgaatatgaaatatattttaAGTGGTGACGGTATACCTTGTCATCCAGAAGAACTTTAGTACCCCCATATTCTGGGAGGAGGACTGAATCTCCGACCTTCACGCAAACTGGCTGCAAAGCTCCGCTCTgaagaatacaaataattatCAGCTAGAGAACATTACTTCTGCACAACTTCAAGTGACTTTGTTTTCTTCAATGATGAGGTAGTAAGTACCTTATTGATAGAGCCCGGCCCCACTGCAACCACTGTAGCCTGCAGCACCTTGCCTTGGGCCTTCTCGGGTAACATGATACCCCCTTTGCTCATAGTCTCTGCTGCCAGGCGTTCAACCAACACCCGGTCGAACATGGGGAGGAATTTTCTGAAAGCCTGGagaagagagaaataaaaaaggggagggggacatacatgaatttatttacagtTCATTAACGGAGAGGGAAACTACATTAATCCACCGAAAAATGTTACAGCTAATTTTGAACACTAGGGGTCGCTCTTGATTCATTAAATAACCCtgcgtaaaagaaaaaaagaagccaTGAATCGTGAGCAGGTTTTTCTGCCTGTAGTAATCGtcctaaaaataaatacattcacattaatgttacacacatacacttcctTGGATTGTACAATTGTGTTAGTACGATTAGGACTGCGATTAAGCTAATACAGAACATCTCTAACAATCTTCACCCACCCAGGGCTGTCAAATACTTTGCAGCGATGATCCCATTTTGAAAAAGGGAGATGAATAAACAGTCTAATCTAATCAAGTCTTGCATAGCAAAGTCAGGATTTTGTTAATAAGCTTTTAGATAGACTTCCCTCTGTTAATCCACAAGGGGGATTAGGTTAATCAGTGTGGTAGTTTGAAAGAGGATGGTGTGTCAAAAGACAGGGGTTGAAGCAAGGGCACATGTCAATCTATTATCTAAGGAACCTAATTGAAGGTAGCATCAAAACCATTAGCATCATCCACAAAGAAGTTGTGTAACACTGATGACTGCATGTATAGCGTGATGTAGTTACAGTGTACCATCTTATAAAATACCAGTCTGACTGCAGCAAAGGTCTTTTGAGATTTAGAACACCAGCTGCAGCCAGTCAGACACTGTTGGATCATGGGATGTGTGACCTTGTGTGAAGGTTGTTGAAGAATGGGGGAGGTAGAAGGCCATCCTGGTTCCAGCCAGTTGAATGTCCCAGAGGTGATACATTAGCAGGGGAGGGGGTCAAGGGAGAATCTTTACCCATTCACAGAAGGACAAAGACTGATAACCTACTGATAAACCAGGGTATTTATTCAAAAAGGACTAGGATTTTGGAGGGAGCCAAGAATTTGCACAGTCTCAGAGTGTAGCGAAAGTTTCAACGGTAGTATGTTAGTAACCTTGACAGTTTGAAAAGAGTTCCACACATAATGTTATAACATTCAAGTGCTGCTTGTTAAGTGCCTTGTAAAACAAGTGACAACGTTGCTTGCCGACATTCAATCAATGACAGTTAGGAAATATAAATTGTAACCCCTGAAGAGTGGGCGTCTGTCCATTCACTCTTTAACATAGTTGGATATGATGATGTAAAAATAGGTTTAAAGAAAAAATAGCCCAGTCCTTATTAACATGATGCAATACCCCTTCATTATTTATAAAAAGACAAGTCACGCAGTATAAAAAAGGTTTGCGTCATCAGCAAACGCCAACATACTAATATGATATAAAACGTGTAGTGACGGCCAACTACTCGCACATAAATATCCTTCCGATCGAGACTTGATGTACCCAACTTGATGAACTCGAGGTTGTTTGGGCCCACCTCgtctcattcattcatcctttttttttttacagagtcACATGTCATTATTGCAACCACGAATTTTACTGTACACACTTATGTTAGCAACACAATTCACAAAACGCATGTTATGTTCAATGAAACGCAGTTAGTTTGTCATGAAACGGTGAGGTTAGGTAAGGTTACTTTACATTGCACTCACACTGAACACACGCAGTTAACTACTAGGTCACCGTGGGGTTAACTCGCATGTTAACTGGCTATGTATTCAATGCAATCTGTTTGACGTAAATACCGAAATGAATGTTTCTTATTGTATTACTCTCCATCACAGCTTGACCTTGTCCATGGATCAAAGTTGAACACCGGCTAACATATCTTTAGCTAGCTGCTACCAGTAATAGAGCTAGGTCAGATTAATAATCTCTCTAA
The window above is part of the Gadus morhua chromosome 20, gadMor3.0, whole genome shotgun sequence genome. Proteins encoded here:
- the rftn2 gene encoding raftlin-2, whose product is MGCGLRKLEDPEDSSPGKIYSTLKRPQVETKTDTVFEYVLLDFSLEGSRPTVQYVSSLCELPQALQPYYTQGYVLTTLHPIILSVGRSRSLPFSLLYRAILARPKPSLQPMSLCHSVPMLRVEEWPLPGDSLTGDTVRALIDRVNSSSRGGVRFVCSVLQQMSGGGTGRVGSPKHGCRSPPHTPPSTPPGDREVEENSYSPDLRLLVFFHSWAAGCAPLDSLACQYHQGALSMRVSRKGQVVSALEADWLELTAAYYRKGWSLVDSFVYWDKPKGEPVPRSMEGLFVYEERSTCPPANDTIVVEQWTVIEGSHVKTDYGPLLHTLAEFGWLLTCVLPTPIIRHDSDGNLATKQVVFLQRPVRGQPAGQKKSQTLPARVSVSSPSISLGAESPLPPMELSPTAGGIGGFPVFGGGYSSTLSHLEEGGFEQEEGKAEVTCM
- the LOC115533190 gene encoding MOB-like protein phocein isoform X3; translation: MAFRKFLPMFDRVLVERLAAETMSKGGIMLPEKAQGKVLQATVVAVGPGSINKDFYNWPDESFEEMDSTLAVQQYIQQNIRSDCSNIDKILEPPEGQDEGVWKYEHLRQFCLELNGLAVKLQSECHPETCTQMTATEQWIFLCAAHKTPKECPAIDYTRHTLDGAACLLNSNKYFPSRVSIKESSVAKLGSVCRRIYRIFSHAYFHHRQIFDKYENETFLCHRFTRFVMKYNLMSKDNLIVPILEEEEGAQNTSSAGESEA
- the LOC115533190 gene encoding MOB-like protein phocein isoform X1, with translation MGTYVQVSVSLSSGYSVEMVMAEGTAVLRRNRPGTKAKDFYNWPDESFEEMDSTLAVQQYIQQNIRSDCSNIDKILEPPEGQDEGVWKYEHLRQFCLELNGLAVKLQSECHPETCTQMTATEQWIFLCAAHKTPKECPAIDYTRHTLDGAACLLNSNKYFPSRVSIKESSVAKLGSVCRRIYRIFSHAYFHHRQIFDKYENETFLCHRFTRFVMKYNLMSKDNLIVPILEEEEGAQNTSSAGESEA
- the LOC115533190 gene encoding 10 kDa heat shock protein, mitochondrial isoform X2, with product MAFRKFLPMFDRVLVERLAAETMSKGGIMLPEKAQGKVLQATVVAVGPGSINKSGALQPVCVKVGDSVLLPEYGGTKVLLDDKDYFLFRDADILGKYEN